A window from Malania oleifera isolate guangnan ecotype guangnan chromosome 7, ASM2987363v1, whole genome shotgun sequence encodes these proteins:
- the LOC131159711 gene encoding probable WRKY transcription factor 49: MILLNIYLCLYVCPYIIYDPFAEPSKSATVSVTEFSKSQCRSGINALCRIALHLSNKTDLLSLFICSTLFFPFHYPFSFKSASYAQFTSLISLEVVLMEELNGNWFDGSTSDDELVRELVDNMSPFFVLPPAELEPEMSPASQAAINQVVSTIYSGPTIGDIENALYVTNSKSPFPEIPESRFPILERNLNKVENKYTLKMKSWGSGMADDGYKWRKYGQKYIKNSRNPRSYYRCTNRRCSAKKQVERSSEDPDALIVTYEGLHLHFAYPCFPPTDNPPPKRPKRTASPPHDSPQNAAHSPVTSTLADSAQEGMSSQGLLEDVVPLVIRCPSNNNTCSNSSSSWCPSPLTSPSSLSWSPNYSPSHFDIGIR; encoded by the exons ATGATTTTGTTAAATATATATCTGTGTTTGTATGTGTGTCCATATATTATATATGACCCATTTGCAGAACCTTCCAAAAGCGCAACCGTTTCAGTCACAGAATTCTCCAAAAGTCAATGCAGAAGTGGAATTAATGCACTTTGCCGGATTGCCCTGCATCTCTCTAATAAAACAGATTTGCTTTCTCTCTTCATCTGCTCCACTCTCTTCTTCCCTTTCCATTATCCCTTCTCCTTCAAGTCTGCTTCATATGCACAGTTCACTTCCCTGATCAGCTTAGAAGTAGTTCTAATGGAGGAATTAAATGGTAATTGGTTCGATGGGTCGACATCGGACGACGAGCTCGTCCGGGAGCTCGTCGACAACATGTCTCCCTTCTTTGTGTTGCCTCCGGCAGAACTCGAGCCCGAAATGAGTCCTGCTAGTCAAGCAGCTATCAACCAGGTTGTCTCCACCATCTACTCCGGGCCAACCATTGGAGATATTGAGAATGCTCTGTACGTGACCAACAGCAAAAGCCCATTTCCAGAGATTCCGGAATCCAG ATTTCCAATACTGGAGAGGAATTTGAACAAGGTCGAGAACAAGTATACTCTGAAAATGAAGAGCTGGGGGAGTGGGATGGCCGACGATGGCTACAAATGGAGGAAGTATGGGCAGAAGTACATCAAGAACAGCCGAAATCCTAG GAGCTATTACAGATGCACAAATCGAAGGTGCAGTGCAAAGAAGCAGGTGGAGAGATCGAGTGAAGACCCAGACGCTCTCATTGTCACATATGAAGGCCTCCACCTCCACTTCGCTTACCCATGCTTCCCCCCCACTGACAATCCGCCGCCCAAGCGCCCCAAAAGGACTGCCTCCCCACCCCATGACAGCCCACAGAACGCCGCCCACAGCCCGGTGACGAGCACATTGGCGGACTCTGCCCAAGAGGGGATGAGCTCGCAAGGGTTGCTCGAAGATGTGGTGCCTCTGGTGATCAGGTGCCCATCAAATAATAACACTTGCTCCAATTCCTCATCTTCATGGTGTCCTTCGCCCCTCACTTCACCTTCTTCCCTCTCCTGGTCTCCTAACTATTCCCCTTCACATTTTGATATTGGTATTAGgtga